The following coding sequences are from one bacterium SCSIO 12741 window:
- a CDS encoding methylmalonyl-CoA mutase family protein codes for MEQVKQYTPKNKVRVVTAASLFDGHDAAINIMRRIIQSTGVEVIHLGHDRSVEEVVNCAIQEDANAIAMTSYQGGHMEYFKYMYDLLKEKGAEHIRIFGGGGGVILPEEIKELQDYGITRIYSPDDGRELGLQGMINDLVQRSDFPIGDHLNGEINKLEEQQVGSISRLISAAENFPEKSKDMLDKVHQMAGQRNIPVLGITGTGGSGKSSLVDELVRRFLLDFKDKNIAVVSVDPSKRKTGGALLGDRIRMNSIRNNRVYMRSLATRQSNLALSKHVSEALQILKAANYDLIILETSGIGQSDTEILDHSDVSLYVMTPEYGAATQLEKIDMLDFADIIALNKFDKRGALDALRDVKKQYQRNHNLWDQSIDDMPVFGSIASQFNDPGTNTLYKAIIDKVAEKTGADLKSEFAISSEMSEKIYIIPPNRTRYLSEISENNRNYDDWASLQSEIAGKLYALDQSIKTLGATDIEDKDRLVKGLQETYEKVLLDLDPRNKKLLEEWGDKVTRYKEPVFKFKVRDREIAIQTHSESLSHTQIPKVALPSYKGWQDVLKWSLQENVPGEFPYTAGLFPFKREGEDPTRMFAGEGGPERTNKRFHYVSLAMPAKRLSTAFDSVTLYGNDPDYRPDIYGKIGNAGVSICCLDDAKKLYSGFDLADPKTSVSMTINGPAAMLLGFFMNAAIDQQCEKYIKANGLEKEVQTKLKKIFADKGVEQPKYQGDLPEGNDGLGLMLLGTTGDKVLPADVYAEIKKDTLSKVRGTVQADILKEDQAQNTCIFSTEFALRLMGDVQEYFIDHNVRNFYSVSISGYHIAEAGANPITQLALTLANGFTYVEYYLSRGMDINKFGPNLSFFFSNGIDPEYAVIGRVARRIWAKAMKLKYGAGPRAQMLKYHIQTSGRSLHAQEIDFNDIRTTLQALYAIYDNCNSLHTNAYDEAITTPTEESVRRAMAIQLIINKELGLAKNENPIQGAFIIEELTDLVEEAVLTEFDRITERGGVLGAMETMYQRSKIQEESLYYETLKHNGDFPIIGVNTFLSSKGSPTVVPQEVIRATTEEKEYQITMLEGLHKRNEAEGKEYLGQIQQAAIKNENIFEVLMDAAKYCSLGQITSSLFEVGGQYRRNM; via the coding sequence ATGGAGCAGGTAAAACAATACACCCCCAAGAATAAGGTACGCGTAGTAACGGCAGCATCGCTGTTTGATGGTCACGACGCGGCGATCAATATTATGCGCAGAATCATCCAGTCTACTGGAGTGGAAGTGATTCACCTGGGGCATGATAGAAGTGTGGAAGAAGTGGTTAATTGCGCCATCCAAGAAGATGCAAACGCCATTGCCATGACCTCTTACCAGGGAGGACATATGGAGTATTTTAAGTACATGTACGACCTGCTGAAAGAGAAGGGAGCCGAACACATCCGCATTTTTGGTGGAGGTGGAGGAGTTATTCTTCCTGAAGAAATCAAAGAATTGCAGGATTATGGAATTACCCGTATCTATTCTCCTGATGATGGCCGTGAACTCGGTCTTCAGGGAATGATCAATGACTTGGTTCAAAGAAGTGATTTTCCTATTGGAGATCATTTGAATGGCGAAATAAACAAGCTGGAAGAACAGCAAGTGGGATCGATTTCCAGATTGATTAGTGCGGCCGAAAACTTTCCGGAGAAGTCGAAAGACATGCTGGATAAAGTTCACCAAATGGCTGGCCAACGTAATATTCCAGTTCTGGGTATTACGGGCACGGGAGGTTCTGGAAAATCCTCTTTGGTGGATGAATTGGTACGCCGATTCTTACTCGATTTTAAAGACAAAAACATTGCTGTAGTTTCCGTGGATCCCTCTAAGCGTAAAACAGGAGGAGCTTTATTGGGAGACCGGATTCGCATGAATTCCATCCGCAACAATCGGGTGTACATGCGTTCTTTGGCTACTCGCCAATCTAACCTGGCTCTTTCTAAACACGTAAGCGAAGCTCTACAAATTTTGAAAGCGGCTAACTACGACCTTATCATTTTGGAAACCTCTGGTATCGGTCAGTCCGATACGGAGATTTTGGATCATTCTGACGTTTCCTTGTATGTAATGACTCCTGAATATGGAGCAGCTACTCAGCTGGAAAAAATCGACATGCTCGATTTTGCTGACATCATTGCTTTGAACAAATTTGACAAGCGTGGCGCCTTGGATGCATTACGCGATGTGAAAAAGCAATACCAGCGTAACCACAATTTGTGGGATCAGTCTATTGATGATATGCCGGTATTTGGATCGATTGCATCTCAGTTCAACGATCCGGGAACGAACACCTTGTACAAAGCCATTATTGATAAGGTGGCTGAGAAAACCGGAGCTGATCTAAAAAGTGAGTTTGCGATCTCTTCGGAAATGTCGGAAAAGATTTACATCATTCCACCGAACCGAACTCGCTACCTATCTGAGATTTCGGAAAACAATAGAAACTACGACGATTGGGCTTCTCTTCAGAGCGAAATTGCTGGAAAACTGTATGCCCTTGATCAAAGTATAAAGACCTTGGGAGCCACCGATATCGAGGACAAGGATCGATTGGTAAAAGGACTTCAGGAAACTTATGAAAAGGTATTGTTGGATCTGGATCCAAGAAACAAGAAGCTTTTGGAAGAGTGGGGCGACAAAGTAACCCGCTACAAGGAGCCTGTATTTAAATTTAAGGTGAGAGATCGTGAAATTGCTATTCAGACGCACTCTGAATCCCTTTCGCATACTCAAATTCCTAAGGTTGCCCTTCCTTCCTACAAAGGTTGGCAGGATGTGTTGAAATGGAGTCTTCAGGAAAATGTTCCCGGGGAATTTCCTTACACGGCAGGTCTATTCCCATTCAAGAGGGAAGGGGAGGATCCAACCCGAATGTTTGCGGGAGAAGGTGGTCCAGAACGTACCAATAAGCGTTTCCATTACGTGAGTTTGGCTATGCCTGCCAAGCGTTTGTCTACCGCATTTGACTCGGTAACCCTATATGGAAATGACCCGGATTATCGTCCGGATATCTACGGAAAGATTGGTAATGCCGGTGTATCCATCTGCTGCCTCGACGATGCTAAAAAGCTTTACTCTGGTTTTGATCTGGCAGATCCGAAAACTTCGGTTTCCATGACCATTAATGGTCCTGCAGCCATGTTGCTCGGCTTCTTTATGAATGCAGCCATTGATCAACAATGTGAGAAATACATCAAGGCCAATGGTTTGGAAAAAGAAGTACAAACCAAGCTGAAAAAGATTTTTGCTGACAAAGGTGTTGAGCAGCCCAAATACCAAGGCGACCTTCCTGAAGGAAACGACGGATTGGGACTCATGCTTTTAGGAACCACCGGTGATAAAGTGTTGCCAGCAGATGTTTATGCTGAGATCAAGAAAGACACCCTATCTAAAGTAAGGGGTACGGTTCAGGCTGATATTCTTAAGGAGGATCAAGCACAAAATACCTGTATTTTCTCTACTGAATTCGCCCTTCGATTGATGGGAGATGTTCAGGAATACTTCATTGATCACAACGTAAGAAACTTCTACTCGGTATCGATTTCAGGATACCACATCGCAGAAGCCGGGGCTAATCCAATTACTCAGTTGGCGCTTACACTGGCCAATGGATTTACCTACGTTGAATACTACTTGAGTCGCGGAATGGACATCAACAAGTTTGGTCCAAACCTGTCTTTCTTCTTTAGTAACGGTATTGACCCTGAATATGCGGTGATCGGTCGTGTAGCTCGAAGAATTTGGGCCAAGGCAATGAAATTGAAGTACGGAGCAGGACCAAGAGCTCAAATGCTGAAGTACCACATTCAAACTTCAGGAAGATCTTTGCACGCTCAAGAGATTGACTTCAACGATATCCGAACTACGCTTCAGGCATTATATGCGATTTACGATAACTGTAACTCCTTGCACACCAATGCCTACGATGAAGCCATTACTACACCGACAGAAGAATCGGTACGTCGTGCCATGGCGATTCAGTTGATTATCAACAAAGAGCTCGGATTAGCTAAGAATGAAAACCCGATTCAAGGAGCCTTCATTATCGAAGAGTTGACCGATTTGGTGGAAGAAGCGGTATTGACCGAGTTTGACCGAATTACAGAAAGAGGTGGCGTATTGGGTGCAATGGAAACTATGTATCAGCGTTCCAAAATTCAAGAAGAATCTTTGTACTACGAAACCTTGAAGCATAATGGAGATTTCCCAATTATTGGGGTAAACACTTTCTTGAGCTCTAAAGGATCACCTACTGTTGTTCCGCAAGAAGTTATTCGGGCGACTACTGAGGAGAAGGAATACCAAATCACGATGCTGGAAGGTCTGCACAAGCGAAACGAAGCCGAAGGAAAAGAATACCTGGGGCAAATTCAGCAAGCGGCCATTAAGAATGAGAACATCTTTGAAGTTCTGATGGATGCAGCCAAGTATTGCTCTTTGGGACAGATTACAAGCTCTTTGTTTGAAGTAGGCGGTCAGTATCGCCGAAACATGTAA
- a CDS encoding MFS transporter, whose protein sequence is MEQNQSFYTLQFWLLCASSVLFMASFNMIVPELNAFIETLGGGGYKGAIIYLFAFAALLARPFSGQLADQMGRIPVMIIGPLVCVILGILYPWATTVWGFLILRFFHGFSTGFKPTGTSAYLGDIVPANKRGEAMGILGVAGGIGMAGGPLIGGWLSKAVSLDAVFYASSGVAMLSILVLAGMKESLPKTKTAMESLRGIRFENLIDLSALRPSIIMFLLIFAFGVVLTTTSDFCDHLGIENRGMYLGITLFASIISRLFSGKWSDRWGRKKVLLIGTSILTIGIIVTGLSTTVNQFYIGAFIYGVSAGINSPTIFAWTIDLANDQNRGKAMATMFIALESGIIAGSQQGYFWYNNQPDRLPIPYFLAAVLTIIAFGLLVKWIRNPIKKS, encoded by the coding sequence ATGGAACAAAATCAGTCTTTCTACACCCTTCAATTCTGGCTTCTTTGTGCAAGTTCTGTACTCTTCATGGCCAGTTTCAACATGATTGTACCCGAGCTCAACGCTTTCATTGAAACACTGGGCGGAGGAGGATATAAAGGAGCTATTATTTACCTATTTGCCTTTGCGGCTCTTTTGGCCCGGCCGTTTAGTGGTCAGTTGGCCGATCAAATGGGGCGAATTCCGGTTATGATTATTGGCCCCTTGGTGTGTGTCATTCTTGGAATTCTTTATCCCTGGGCAACCACGGTTTGGGGCTTTCTGATTCTTCGATTTTTTCACGGATTTTCAACCGGTTTTAAGCCAACGGGCACCTCAGCCTATTTAGGCGACATTGTTCCGGCCAACAAACGTGGCGAAGCCATGGGAATTTTGGGAGTTGCCGGTGGTATTGGAATGGCTGGAGGACCTCTCATTGGAGGTTGGCTTTCCAAAGCCGTTTCGCTGGATGCGGTTTTCTATGCTTCCTCTGGGGTCGCCATGCTATCCATTCTGGTATTAGCAGGAATGAAAGAGTCTCTACCTAAGACCAAAACGGCCATGGAAAGTTTGAGGGGCATACGCTTCGAAAACTTGATCGACCTTTCCGCATTGCGACCATCCATTATCATGTTCCTGCTCATTTTCGCCTTTGGTGTAGTACTTACCACCACTTCTGATTTCTGCGATCACTTAGGCATTGAAAACCGAGGCATGTACTTAGGCATCACTCTTTTTGCTTCTATCATAAGTCGACTATTCTCTGGTAAGTGGTCAGACCGTTGGGGGCGAAAAAAGGTGCTACTTATTGGAACTTCTATTCTAACCATTGGAATTATTGTCACCGGATTAAGTACCACGGTTAACCAGTTCTATATAGGTGCCTTCATTTATGGTGTTTCAGCAGGTATCAACTCACCTACGATTTTTGCCTGGACCATTGATTTGGCCAACGATCAAAACCGAGGTAAAGCCATGGCCACCATGTTCATTGCTTTGGAATCAGGAATTATCGCAGGCTCACAGCAGGGCTACTTCTGGTACAACAATCAACCCGATCGCCTACCCATTCCCTATTTCCTGGCTGCGGTGTTAACCATCATAGCCTTCGGACTGCTGGTTAAGTGGATTCGAAACCCGATTAAGAAGAGCTAA
- a CDS encoding WG repeat-containing protein, which translates to MRILISSFFLLAPLLMWAGKLDKGFEALRVFNYFEAKSQFESALEKEPVGASFGLSQIYSRDDNPFYQPDSALKYILNADTLFQKMEEKEKTVLFQYGIDSAEIAEQKQRIISWFYLKVKETGQSDSLNQFMQDYPWFSGMKEVETLRDSLAFDEAEEADNWQAYQAFFMRYPYATQVVEARNRYDRLFYEDHTEEGSLAVYLKFIQDYRMSPFLGEAEDQIYRLTTEDETVNAYHNFILSYPENRNVNHAWMAIYRLSVKRNDPKEIAEFILDYPDYPYRNDALMDYNLSNTPFFPVEKLGKWGFVDDKGKLVIDYQYDFVDAFYEGAAQVGMGEKVGFINKKGQAVLPTQYDDAGEYHEGFVWVEKNGSYGLADHLGNEVLPLNYEDVGTFYDQRVYVQKEGLYGFYDDSLRIAIPHQFKYVTHFENERAMVQLNELYGVVDQEGKWIISAEFDWLELQVEKSVIKVKKDNLFGLFSWSGDTLIAPKYERLGAESEGRILFVEEGKYGYLDSLGHPIIPAKYNDRPGVDNYAQFENGAAKYYSVKKKYGLIDTVGEKVYPAIFEDVGRYSGLQNELTAVKRYGKWGYANRDVKLVIKYIYEYAGPFEFGLARVQKDGKQGMINPDGAPVIPIQYDKIKELDHGILWVQLDGKWGVIDRNNNSILPTLFDRISDWNEETWVLEQGDKRAYFDRKNRKFIYQDSGMQISTD; encoded by the coding sequence ATGCGTATTCTGATTAGTAGTTTCTTTTTGTTAGCGCCCCTTTTAATGTGGGCAGGTAAACTTGATAAGGGCTTTGAGGCCCTCCGGGTTTTCAATTATTTCGAGGCTAAGAGTCAGTTTGAATCTGCCCTCGAAAAAGAACCTGTTGGCGCCTCATTTGGATTAAGTCAGATCTATTCTCGGGACGATAATCCATTCTACCAACCTGATTCTGCCCTTAAGTACATCTTAAACGCAGATACGTTGTTTCAAAAGATGGAAGAAAAGGAAAAAACGGTTCTTTTTCAATACGGCATCGATTCGGCTGAAATCGCTGAGCAGAAACAGCGCATCATTTCCTGGTTTTACCTAAAGGTGAAGGAAACAGGTCAATCGGATAGCTTGAATCAGTTTATGCAAGATTACCCCTGGTTTTCCGGAATGAAGGAAGTGGAAACTCTGCGCGATTCGTTGGCTTTTGATGAAGCGGAAGAGGCCGACAACTGGCAAGCCTACCAAGCCTTTTTTATGCGCTATCCGTATGCAACCCAGGTAGTGGAAGCTCGTAACCGCTATGACCGTTTGTTCTATGAGGATCATACGGAAGAAGGAAGTTTAGCAGTTTACCTGAAGTTTATCCAGGACTACCGCATGAGTCCTTTTTTGGGTGAAGCCGAAGATCAGATTTACCGCCTGACGACCGAGGATGAAACCGTAAACGCCTACCACAACTTTATCCTGTCTTACCCGGAAAATCGAAATGTGAATCATGCCTGGATGGCGATTTATCGGTTAAGTGTAAAAAGAAATGATCCCAAAGAAATTGCAGAATTCATCCTGGACTATCCCGATTATCCCTACCGCAACGATGCCCTGATGGATTACAATTTGTCGAACACTCCTTTCTTCCCGGTTGAAAAATTAGGTAAATGGGGCTTCGTGGACGACAAAGGCAAGTTGGTAATCGACTACCAATACGATTTTGTAGATGCTTTTTACGAAGGAGCAGCCCAGGTGGGTATGGGAGAAAAGGTGGGCTTCATCAATAAAAAGGGGCAGGCCGTACTTCCGACCCAATATGATGATGCAGGAGAATACCATGAAGGTTTTGTTTGGGTTGAAAAAAATGGATCTTATGGTTTGGCCGATCACCTTGGAAATGAAGTATTACCCCTAAACTATGAGGACGTTGGAACCTTTTACGATCAGCGGGTTTACGTGCAGAAAGAAGGACTTTATGGTTTTTACGATGATTCCTTACGTATAGCCATTCCACATCAATTCAAATATGTCACCCATTTTGAAAATGAACGAGCTATGGTTCAACTGAATGAACTGTATGGAGTTGTGGATCAGGAAGGGAAATGGATAATATCAGCTGAGTTTGACTGGCTCGAACTTCAGGTTGAAAAGTCGGTTATCAAGGTCAAGAAAGACAATTTGTTTGGATTATTCTCCTGGTCTGGTGATACCTTAATTGCTCCCAAGTATGAGCGGTTAGGTGCAGAGAGTGAGGGCCGCATATTATTTGTTGAGGAAGGGAAATATGGTTACCTGGATTCCTTGGGTCATCCCATTATTCCGGCCAAGTATAACGACCGCCCTGGTGTAGATAATTACGCTCAGTTTGAAAATGGAGCTGCGAAGTATTATTCGGTCAAAAAGAAATATGGACTAATCGACACGGTGGGTGAGAAAGTGTACCCAGCAATTTTCGAGGATGTTGGTCGCTATTCCGGACTTCAAAATGAATTGACGGCGGTTAAACGGTACGGCAAATGGGGATATGCAAATCGTGATGTAAAATTGGTAATCAAATACATCTACGAGTATGCCGGCCCTTTTGAATTCGGATTAGCCCGGGTTCAAAAAGATGGTAAGCAAGGGATGATTAACCCCGACGGAGCTCCCGTAATACCTATCCAATACGACAAGATCAAAGAACTCGATCATGGAATTCTTTGGGTACAATTGGACGGCAAATGGGGAGTCATTGACCGGAATAACAATTCGATCTTGCCCACACTATTCGATCGCATTTCGGACTGGAACGAAGAAACCTGGGTACTTGAACAAGGAGACAAAAGAGCCTACTTCGACCGGAAAAACCGGAAGTTCATTTACCAGGATTCAGGAATGCAAATTTCAACGGATTAA
- a CDS encoding T9SS type A sorting domain-containing protein — translation MIKNIGLLVVSFIAAGALHAQEMIGKSGSQASDFTQYQEQWAAWKDKAGENTKGSKWLERWLHFNESRTTGQGALAPNSYFLDAAIQNARIQNHSSASRASDSTWIPEGPDTLVFSYNNASSHGVARVNCIAFHPTDTFTYFVGVAQGGIWKTTNSGKSYTPMNNGLPVIRINDIAIDPNNPEIMYASIGDYAYMSVALQTDGRKRNTHYGLGVYKSTDGGKSWNPTGLSYQLTDLDQSLVRRVLINPANSQELVAVGVAGTWKSYDGGANWTAINNEMMWDLESNPDRPQTLIASSGYVLNLGIGRAAIWLSHDFGDTWTQASAPIPPTDSIQRMEVLFARADTTRVYALACGVDRGLYGFYESRDGGRTWNRKMMAASGPNLLHWGEGTSSGGQGTYDLALITDANDPDKVFTGGINVWGSDDGGATWDGASYWLRYYGFTPHADQHQFKYNPLDEKYYLCNDGGIFRTDTLMIGSWRATDTVPGYQFPTQWEDVSSGMQITSFYRLGLSKNNPGYIVTGAQDNGTFYRDSAGTWINISGGDGMECIIDPDDPEIVYTSSQYGNFYRTRNGGRTSNYWGNGISENGAWTTPFVQHPDDPDIFYSGFVNLYKVENNFGSRINTPGSGEYINALHISGKHPEHLALTRRINYQNFNNSELWVTEDEGNNWQNRTAGLPDSLYLTYLFMDDRDPDKMWVSVGGFAPGVKVFETSDGGKNWTNISQNLPNIPVNCVIEDVESRDNALYVATDVGIYYTNDSINGWNLYSKNLPNVIVSELEIQPKERRIYCTTFGRGVWSAELLDSAFVFPQDTATDTTDTLNTVVNQNWYQSQFELYPNPNNGQFTIRASVLEATRVEWRLIDVMGKTIYRKPQELQPGMQEWDLNMNLLPGLYYVHFSNGQRSKALQFVVE, via the coding sequence ATGATAAAGAATATTGGGTTGCTGGTTGTGAGTTTCATCGCAGCAGGCGCGCTACATGCACAGGAAATGATTGGTAAATCGGGCTCTCAGGCCTCTGATTTTACCCAATACCAGGAACAATGGGCAGCTTGGAAAGATAAAGCTGGAGAAAACACCAAAGGCAGTAAATGGCTAGAACGTTGGTTGCATTTTAATGAATCGCGAACCACCGGTCAAGGTGCCCTGGCACCCAATTCCTATTTTTTGGATGCGGCTATTCAAAATGCCCGGATCCAAAACCACAGCAGTGCATCTCGTGCCTCTGATTCAACCTGGATTCCTGAAGGACCCGATACTTTGGTTTTTTCTTACAACAATGCTTCGAGCCATGGTGTGGCAAGGGTAAATTGTATCGCTTTTCACCCGACAGATACCTTTACCTATTTTGTTGGAGTGGCCCAAGGAGGAATCTGGAAAACCACCAATTCCGGTAAATCCTACACGCCGATGAACAATGGTCTACCGGTAATTCGAATTAACGACATTGCCATTGATCCTAACAATCCAGAGATCATGTATGCTTCCATTGGAGATTACGCATACATGAGTGTAGCCCTTCAAACGGATGGAAGAAAACGAAATACCCACTACGGATTAGGAGTTTATAAATCGACTGATGGAGGTAAAAGTTGGAATCCTACGGGATTGTCTTACCAATTAACAGACTTGGATCAGTCTCTGGTTAGAAGGGTATTGATTAATCCGGCAAACAGTCAGGAGTTGGTAGCAGTAGGTGTAGCAGGTACCTGGAAGTCCTATGACGGAGGCGCTAACTGGACAGCTATTAACAACGAAATGATGTGGGATTTGGAAAGTAATCCCGATCGCCCGCAAACTTTGATTGCTTCAAGCGGATATGTACTTAATCTCGGCATTGGTCGTGCTGCTATTTGGCTTTCACATGATTTTGGGGATACCTGGACTCAGGCTTCAGCGCCAATTCCTCCTACCGATTCTATTCAGCGAATGGAAGTGTTGTTTGCTCGGGCAGATACCACCCGGGTTTATGCCTTGGCCTGTGGAGTAGATCGTGGCTTGTATGGATTTTATGAAAGTAGAGATGGAGGGAGAACCTGGAACCGCAAAATGATGGCTGCATCCGGTCCAAATCTTTTGCACTGGGGTGAAGGAACCTCTTCAGGAGGACAAGGAACCTACGACCTGGCTTTAATCACTGATGCCAATGATCCGGATAAGGTATTTACCGGTGGAATCAATGTTTGGGGATCGGATGATGGTGGTGCTACCTGGGATGGAGCCTCCTATTGGTTACGCTACTATGGATTCACCCCGCACGCCGACCAGCACCAATTTAAATACAATCCTTTGGACGAGAAGTACTACCTGTGTAATGACGGAGGAATCTTTAGAACCGATACCCTTATGATTGGTTCCTGGAGAGCGACCGATACGGTGCCGGGATACCAATTTCCAACGCAATGGGAAGATGTATCCAGTGGTATGCAGATTACTTCATTTTACCGTCTTGGCCTTTCTAAAAATAACCCTGGCTATATCGTAACAGGTGCTCAAGATAACGGAACATTTTACCGCGATTCAGCTGGAACCTGGATCAACATCTCTGGTGGAGACGGAATGGAGTGCATAATCGATCCAGATGATCCTGAGATTGTTTACACCTCTTCTCAGTACGGAAACTTTTACCGAACCCGCAACGGTGGACGAACTTCGAACTACTGGGGAAATGGAATTTCGGAAAACGGTGCCTGGACTACTCCTTTTGTTCAGCATCCAGATGATCCAGACATTTTCTATTCTGGTTTTGTAAACCTCTATAAAGTTGAAAACAACTTCGGTAGCCGAATCAATACACCGGGTAGCGGAGAATACATCAATGCTCTCCATATTTCAGGAAAGCATCCTGAGCACCTGGCTCTCACACGTAGAATCAACTACCAGAACTTCAATAACTCTGAATTATGGGTAACGGAAGACGAAGGAAACAACTGGCAGAATCGTACGGCCGGATTACCGGATAGTCTTTACCTCACTTACCTATTCATGGATGATCGCGATCCGGATAAAATGTGGGTAAGCGTTGGTGGATTTGCACCAGGAGTAAAGGTTTTTGAAACTTCGGATGGCGGTAAGAATTGGACCAATATTTCCCAAAACTTGCCCAACATTCCAGTGAACTGTGTAATTGAGGACGTAGAGTCTCGTGATAATGCACTTTATGTAGCAACTGATGTGGGAATCTACTACACCAATGACAGCATTAATGGTTGGAATTTGTACAGCAAAAACTTGCCCAATGTAATTGTGAGTGAACTGGAAATTCAACCCAAAGAAAGACGGATATACTGTACCACCTTTGGACGTGGAGTTTGGTCGGCAGAGTTGTTAGACTCCGCTTTTGTATTCCCTCAAGACACGGCTACTGACACAACAGATACATTGAATACAGTAGTGAATCAGAATTGGTATCAATCTCAGTTTGAACTTTATCCTAATCCCAACAACGGTCAGTTTACCATTCGGGCCAGCGTGTTGGAGGCAACCCGAGTAGAGTGGAGATTGATTGATGTAATGGGCAAAACCATTTACCGCAAACCTCAGGAACTTCAGCCTGGCATGCAGGAATGGGATTTGAATATGAATTTACTTCCTGGTCTTTATTACGTTCACTTTTCTAATGGACAGCGGAGTAAAGCACTTCAGTTTGTGGTAGAGTAA